AGATAAAGAAGGATATCTCTTACATATCGTCTCCAgagattgatttcttgaaaagcgTGGGACCAATTGTCCGCGGTCTCAAAACGAAGCTAATTTTCAAGTTTCCCACTGATAGAAATGCAGTTGAAACCACAACAAATGAACCATATGCTTCATTATTAACAAAGTTACCCATGATCAAGACATTCGCTGCGGGAATCGTTGTGCCAAGAGAGTACATATGGCCCGTCAATAAAGCTCGCTATTTAGAGCCTAGTACCAATTTAGTAGCTGAAGCTCATAAACAAGGTCTTGAAGTTTTTGCATATGGATTCGCAAATGATAACCTTTTGCCTTACAATTACAGTTATGATCCGCAAAGAGAATATCTACAATTCGTTGACAACTCCAAGTTTGCTGTTGACGGTGTAGTCACAGACTTCGCTACGTCTGCATCAATGGCCATTGGTAAGAATATTCTTCTTATGATTAAGAGGAAATACACATACAAATATTATAGCTCACAGTTGCTACTTCTGGCTGCAGCTTGCTTGGCAGGGAGTCGGAACGCTTCAAGGAAAGTCCCTAGTAAGGAAATGAATCTCTCGTGCAATGAAAGAACTAAGTAGTAGTACTTAGTGTTCCACAAtacttttgaaaaaaagtgaCAGCTTAATTTTATTGTGCGATTTAATTGGCAGCTCTGATTATTTCGGCAAATGGAGCCAATGGAGACTATCCAGGATCAACAGATCTTGCCTATCAAAAAGCAGTAGATGATGGTGCTGACATAATCGATTGTTCTGTCCAGATGACAAAAGATGCAGTTGCATTCTGCTTGCCTTCAGTTGACCTCATCCCAACAACCACTGCTTCCGGACCTTTCATGAGTCGAGCGGCTAAGGTGGATGCAATTCAATCCTCTATGGGAATTTTCTCTTTCGATTTTACATGGGATGAAATTCAGTCATTAAAACGTGAGCCAGTCACCTCTCTCAAGAAAATAATATTTCAAATAGTACTAGCTTTATTTCATTGTCCGATATCTAATtctcttcttttctctctttATTTGTTTTATATTATCCGACCACAGCTCAAATGTTCAGTGAATTTAATGGAGATTTGGCAAGGGATCCAGCACGCAAGAATGTGGGCAAGTTTGTAACTCTATCTGATTTCTTGGAATTCGCTAAGGAAAAGGCAGTTCCTGGAGTTCTGATCAACATAGAAGTAAGTTTCTTTTCTActctacattatatatatatatatatagtcctggatatatatatatatatatatatctatatatatatatatatatatagtcctgGATTTTCGGAATTATTAATAACTAACTGCAACTTGGTTGTGTTCAAGAATGCTGCCTACCTTGCAGCCAACAAGGGTCTTGACATTGTGGGTGTCGTCACGACTGCTTTGAGCAATGCCACACTTGATAAGCAGTCGACTCAGAAGGTTCTGATCATGTCAGGTGAAAGTTCAGTGTTGGACAAATTCAAGGATATCCCCGCTTACCAAAAAGTACTTCACATTAAGAAGCAGGTGGAATTTGTAACCAATGAGACAGCATTGGAAATCAAGAAGCACGCAGATGCGGTGTTTTTACATAAGCACTCCTTATACACACAATTTCGAGGAGAGGGTTTCAGTTTGAACTTCACCAACCTTATCGAATGTATGCATTGGGCCAATATTAGTGTCTATGCTGGAACTGTTCTAAATGAATTCCAAGATATTTACATGGATTATAGCTCTGATCCTTATATGCTGATCCATAACCTTATTTACTATGGTGCGGATGGAATCATAACCCAGTACCCAAGCACTGCAAATGCATACAGTAGTAAGTAAATCAACACTCAGATGGCTAGCTAGTTGATTAAATTTTCTAAGTACTAGAGTAATTAATTGTGTGAAATACAAAAATGACTATTATTTTATATATGTGGTTGGCACAGGAAACTTGTGCACTGGGGATCCAATGGCGTATAGGATACAAGACATAAATCCAGGGGATATCATAACATTTGCACTTGATCCAAAAGAAGTAGCAGAGTACAAGCCTCCGCCTCCAGTGCACTTGGAGACTAAGGACTTTGTTACTCCACCACTTCCTCCTGTAGCTGTAATTGCCAAGGATGATGGAGGTTCTGCTTCCAACTCCACCTCaaacaacaccaacaccaacactaACACCAATGCTCCTCCTTCACCTCCTCCTGCACAACCCCAAGCTCCAAGCAGCGCAACTGCTGCCACAATTAATGTTGTTGCTCTCTTCTTTGCAACTATGTTTGGACTACTTACTTTGTTCTAAGGATCTACTGGTAAAATGAGAATGTTTATAAACAGTTAAGATATACAGTTTTTAACAACAATTAATAGCATATACTTATTTCAGTACCCTTAGGCAACAATTTCAAtaattctttcctttttcttttcttcttgttCTTTTTGGTAATATAAATGGTTAATTAGTTCCCTGCGCATATGataatgtaaataaaggacaacAAGGCTTACAAAGCATCTCCCTTAAAATTAACCAAAGAGTTAAAAGAGCTACTATGCAGTCATGGGGTATAATAACCCTTTATGAAATAACATTCATTCGTTTTTAGAGAAAATTTCAATGGCTTTATTCTATTCCCCCAACTCCTGCCCCAACAATAGGGGGTTCGAGGCAAAGATTATAGAATAGTCATCAATGGGAGAAATGGAATATGACACATAACAAACATTTTGAAGACATCTACAGCTTTTTCCTTGTAGTTCAATTATCCATCAGAAATCTCACAAGCGAAAAAGTTAAAAAAATTCAAAGACTTGATGAGAGAGATTGCTAAAGTGGTAAAAATAGCTTAACTTACAATCACTAAATCAAAAGTACATTGTTACGCTAATAATAAGCAGCAGAGATAAGTGAAGAAAAGAAACGGGCCGCTAATAACAACAAAAAATGAAATTGCAAGGAATTAAAAATGGGTAAACAACTCATTTATACAACCCATGTACACATCTAGTTTGCAGACAATTTAGCACTGTATCGTCGATGTATAGATAATATATCTGCTTTATATAGCTATTCATCCACACATCTAGTTTGTAGCCGATGTAGCCACTGTATCATCAGTGTATAGATAATGTATCTGTTCTATCTAGCTATATATAAACAATACATATACTTTGTATATATAATGTG
Above is a genomic segment from Lycium barbarum isolate Lr01 chromosome 12, ASM1917538v2, whole genome shotgun sequence containing:
- the LOC132623903 gene encoding glycerophosphodiester phosphodiesterase GDPDL6-like isoform X1, with protein sequence MLLSSFPDLKIQDWKKMIRHLLLVCLLIHCTIADPKGGKPAVPPSLPKRTWLTLHGDEPVVVANGGFSGLYPPQSDLAFSQSIVFGKGGTVLLCDLHMSRDGQSFCLSQLNLQNTTTAADAFPNRRKTYIVNGKELQGWFALDFTSDEMLSKLIVTQSIFSRTDLFDFSSPYPTELFLEENRNAVVWINAEYATFYNQHKLSLVDDIKKLLEIKKDISYISSPEIDFLKSVGPIVRGLKTKLIFKFPTDRNAVETTTNEPYASLLTKLPMIKTFAAGIVVPREYIWPVNKARYLEPSTNLVAEAHKQGLEVFAYGFANDNLLPYNYSYDPQREYLQFVDNSKFAVDGVVTDFATSASMAIACLAGSRNASRKVPTLIISANGANGDYPGSTDLAYQKAVDDGADIIDCSVQMTKDAVAFCLPSVDLIPTTTASGPFMSRAAKVDAIQSSMGIFSFDFTWDEIQSLKPQMFSEFNGDLARDPARKNVGKFVTLSDFLEFAKEKAVPGVLINIENAAYLAANKGLDIVGVVTTALSNATLDKQSTQKVLIMSGESSVLDKFKDIPAYQKVLHIKKQVEFVTNETALEIKKHADAVFLHKHSLYTQFRGEGFSLNFTNLIECMHWANISVYAGTVLNEFQDIYMDYSSDPYMLIHNLIYYGADGIITQYPSTANAYSRNLCTGDPMAYRIQDINPGDIITFALDPKEVAEYKPPPPVHLETKDFVTPPLPPVAVIAKDDGGSASNSTSNNTNTNTNTNAPPSPPPAQPQAPSSATAATINVVALFFATMFGLLTLF
- the LOC132623903 gene encoding glycerophosphodiester phosphodiesterase GDPDL6-like isoform X2 produces the protein MDWKKMIRHLLLVCLLIHCTIADPKGGKPAVPPSLPKRTWLTLHGDEPVVVANGGFSGLYPPQSDLAFSQSIVFGKGGTVLLCDLHMSRDGQSFCLSQLNLQNTTTAADAFPNRRKTYIVNGKELQGWFALDFTSDEMLSKLIVTQSIFSRTDLFDFSSPYPTELFLEENRNAVVWINAEYATFYNQHKLSLVDDIKKLLEIKKDISYISSPEIDFLKSVGPIVRGLKTKLIFKFPTDRNAVETTTNEPYASLLTKLPMIKTFAAGIVVPREYIWPVNKARYLEPSTNLVAEAHKQGLEVFAYGFANDNLLPYNYSYDPQREYLQFVDNSKFAVDGVVTDFATSASMAIACLAGSRNASRKVPTLIISANGANGDYPGSTDLAYQKAVDDGADIIDCSVQMTKDAVAFCLPSVDLIPTTTASGPFMSRAAKVDAIQSSMGIFSFDFTWDEIQSLKPQMFSEFNGDLARDPARKNVGKFVTLSDFLEFAKEKAVPGVLINIENAAYLAANKGLDIVGVVTTALSNATLDKQSTQKVLIMSGESSVLDKFKDIPAYQKVLHIKKQVEFVTNETALEIKKHADAVFLHKHSLYTQFRGEGFSLNFTNLIECMHWANISVYAGTVLNEFQDIYMDYSSDPYMLIHNLIYYGADGIITQYPSTANAYSRNLCTGDPMAYRIQDINPGDIITFALDPKEVAEYKPPPPVHLETKDFVTPPLPPVAVIAKDDGGSASNSTSNNTNTNTNTNAPPSPPPAQPQAPSSATAATINVVALFFATMFGLLTLF